From the genome of Neodiprion pinetum isolate iyNeoPine1 chromosome 3, iyNeoPine1.2, whole genome shotgun sequence, one region includes:
- the LOC124214716 gene encoding lysosomal acid glucosylceramidase-like, giving the protein MRRCVFLLFTWIYTALSAPCIPRDFGNNGTVCVCNATYCDSTPVTEVPDIGFYMHYTSSKDGLRFYTIDGVFNKELPADSNSFQLDFDTTFQPIHGFGGAFTDAATMNIKTLSPDAQENLMRTYFTEEGSNYHFGRVPIGSTDFSTRPYTYDDYEGDVQLEKFSLADEDLLYKIPLMKKAVELNPEIKFFAAAWSAPPWMRTDNNYTGYGFLRKEYYQVYARYHEEFLNKYEDHGLKMWAISAGNEPFYGMRSITYYNSMGWLPRDVGTWIANNLGPTICKSKHSKTLIIGYDDATSGLVSYVNETFSNGLARKYIAGIAIHGYSDISIPTIELDDVHEDYPEKFLILTEYSNGSPDAETGILALGSWDRGEEYILDIIQNLQSWVTGWVDWNLALNIYGKPNWRGLLGDAAVIVNPESDEFYKQPKYYAIAHFSKFIPPGSIRIGLTHGMTSVKAVAFKTLKNETVVVMYNTYLTNQNVTIYDSRRGHISLKLPPKSIHTLIYY; this is encoded by the exons ATGCGACGTTGCGTCTTCTTACTATTCACATGGATATACACAG ctcTAAGTGCTCCATGTATAcctcgcgattttggaaacaATGGAACAGTCTGTGTATGCAATGCTACTTATTGCGACAGCACTCCGGTAACCGAGGTTCCAGACATTGGTTTCTACATGCATTACACATCAAGTAAAGACGGCTTGAGATTTTACACGATAGATGGCGTTTTTAACAAGGAATTGCCTGCTGATTCCAACAGTTTTCAACTAGACTTTGACACTACTTTTCAACCAATTCATGGCTTTGGAGGTGCTTTTACCGATGCAGCGACCATGAATATAAAAACGCTGAGCCCAGATGCTCAAGAAAATTTAATGAG AACGTACTTCACTGAGGAAGGTAGTAATTATCATTTCGGTCGTGTACCGATTGGCTCAACTGACTTCTCTACGAGGCCATATACCTACGATGACTATGAAGGTGATGTgcaactggaaaaattcagtctAGCAGACGAAGACTTACTTTACAAAATTCCACTGATGAAAAAAGCTGTGGAACTGAatccagaaattaaatttttcgcgGCAGCATGGAGTGCTCCACCATGGATGAGAACGGATAATAATTACACGGGTTATG GATTTCTACGAAAAGAATACTACCAGGTATACGCTAGATATcatgaagaatttttgaacaaatacGAGGATCACGGATTGAAAATGTGGGCTATTTCGGCAGGCAACGAACCCTTTTACGGTATGCGAAGCATCACTTATTACAACAGTATGGGATGGCTACCGAGAGACGTCGGTACATGGATAGCGAATAACCTTGGTCCAACCATCTGCAAATCGAAGCACAGCAAAACTCTGATTATTGGCTATGACGACGCAACATCAGGTTTGGTCTCATACGTCAATGAAACATTTTCGAATGGGTTAGCTAGAAAGTATATAGCCGGTATTGCTATTCATGGATACTCAGACATAAGCATTCCTACAATCGAACTTGACGACGTCCATGAAGACTatcctgaaaaatttctaatccTTACTGAGTATTCGAATG GAAGTCCAGATGCAGAAACTGGAATTCTTGCTTTGGGTTCTTGGGATCGCGGAGAAGAATACATATTGGACATCATTCAA AATTTACAAAGCTGGGTAACTGGCTGGGTGGACTGGAATCTTGCTCTGAATATATATGGCAAACCCAATTGGAGAGGACTCTTAGGAGATGCCGCGGTTATCGTAAATCCAGAAAGCGACGAATTTTACAAGCAGCCAAAGTATTACGCCATCGCGCACTTTAGCAAGTTCATTCCACCAGGTTCGATAAGAATAGGACTTACCCACGGCATGACATCCGTCAAGGCTGTGGCTTTCAAAACACTGAAAAACGAGACGGTCGTTGTGATGTATAACAC ATACCTCACAAACCAGAATGTGACTATTTACGATTCCAGAAGAGGGCATATCTCGTTAAAGTTACCACCGAAGTCTATTCACACCCTCATATACTATTAG
- the LOC124214795 gene encoding lysosomal acid glucosylceramidase-like → MWRCILLLVACVYTTQTCPCVRRNFGNDRIVCVCNATYCDNTQISNLTGNGSYLRYTSSQDGLRLEKTQGDFVKEWTADLNSFQIDPDTTYQSIEGFGGTFSDAAILNIKTLSSDTQENLMRSYFTTAGSNYYFARVPIGSTDSSIRPYTYDDHSGDVGLERFSLAVEDLLYRIPLMKKAQEMNPEIKFLSAAWTAPPWMRTNHNYTGYGFLEEKYYQVYADYLVKYLNKYEDYGLKMWAISTGNEPYIGTLNLSQYGSMGWLPSDLGKWVANNFGPTIRKSKHKRTLILTYDDERTILDPFVDKMFENELARNYTAGLAIHGYADTVVPTSVLDEIMRRYPEKFLIMTEFSTETSQRGNVISFLGSWSYGESYVLDIIQNLKNWVIGWVDWSLAVDEYGGPDWRQNFVGASIIVNSEADEFYKQPMYYAIAHFSKFITPGSVRVGLTGGKELVKAAAFKTPKNEIVVVMYNNCSAQQNVIISDKERGQIRLQLPAKSIHTIMYK, encoded by the exons ATGTGGCGTTGCATTTTGTTACTAGTCGCGTGTGTATATACAA cgCAAACTTGTCCTTGTGTACGTCGCAATTTCGGAAACGACAGAATAGTCTGTGTATGCAATGCTACGTATTGCGACAATACGCAGATTTCCAATCTCACTGGGAATGGTTCTTATCTTCGATACACATCAAGTCAAGACGGCCTGAGACTCGAAAAAACGCAGGGTGATTTTGTCAAGGAATGGACTGCCGATCTGAATAGTTTCCAAATAGATCCTGACACCACGTATCAAAGTATCGAGGGCTTTGGAGGCACTTTTAGCGATGCGGCGATCTTGAATATAAAAACGCTCAGTTCTGATACTCAAGAGAATTTAATGAG aTCGTACTTCACTACCGCAGgtagtaattattatttcgccCGTGTACCGATCGGCTCAACTGATTCGTCTATTAGGCCATACACCTACGACGATCACTCTGGTGATGTGGGACTGGAAAGATTTAGCTTAGCAGTTGAAGACTTACTCTACAGAATTCCATTGATGAAAAAAGCCCAGGAAATGAAtcctgaaattaaatttttgtcagcaGCATGGACTGCGCCACCATGGATGAGGACGAATCACAATTACACAGGTTACG GATTTCTAGAAGAAAAGTACTACCAGGTATACGCTGACTatcttgtaaaatatttgaacaagTACGAGGACTATGGACTGAAAATGTGGGCTATATCAACGGGCAACGAACCTTACATCGGTACGCTAAACCTATCTCAATATGGCAGTATGGGATGGCTACCGAGTGATCTCGGCAAATGGGTTGCGAATAATTTTGGTCCAACTATTCGCAAATCGAAGCATAAAAGAACTTTGATTCTTACCTATGACGATGAAAGAACAATTCTTGACCCGTTTGTCGATAAAATGTTTGAGAACGAATTGGCGAGGAATTACACGGCTGGTCTTGCAATACACGGATACGCGGATACGGTAGTTCCCACGAGCGTACTTGACGAAATCATGCGGCGTTATCCCGAAAAGTTTCTCATTATGACCGAGTTCTCCACGG AGACTTCGCAGCGGGGCAATGTTATTAGTTTCTTGGGATCTTGGAGCTATGGAGAATCTTACGTGTTGGACATTATTCAA aatttgaaaaactgggtAATTGGCTGGGTGGACTGGAGTCTTGCTGTAGATGAATACGGTGGTCCCGATTGGAGACAAAACTTTGTGGGTGCCTCGATTATCGTGAACTCGGAGGCCGATGAATTTTACAAGCAGCCAATGTATTACGCAATCGCGCACTTCAGCAAGTTCATCACACCAGGTTCAGTCAGAGTGGGACTCACCGGCGGAAAAGAATTGGTAAAGGCTGCAGCCTTTAAGACACCGAAAAACGAGATCGTCGTTGTAATGTACAACAA TTGCAGTGCACAGCAGAATGTGATCATTTCTGACAAAGAGAGAGGGCAGATTCGCTTACAGCTGCCAGCAAAATCGATTCACACAATTATGTACAAGTAA